GGGGGTGCGCCGGCCCAGGCGGAAGGCGATGATCAGCGGGATCGTGGTCGCGAGATGGCCGAGGTTGTGCAGGGTGTCGGCGAGCAGGGCGACCGAACCGCTGAGCGCCACGATGACGATCTGCAGCAGCGCGGTGGCGCCCATGCCCGCCAGACTCACCCACGCCGCCCGGATGCCGATCGCGCTGGACTCCTCCGCCGTGCGGATCGCCTCCCCGTGGTCATGGCTGTGCGGGGTCAGCGCATGGCGGAGCCGCGACCACGGGGAGCTCCCGTGGTCGTGGTCGTGGTCGTGGTCGTGGTCGTGGTCGTGGTGGCTGTGGGCGGGGGCCGGTCGGGCAGGGGAGTCGTTCACGCTGTCAATGTATCTGCGTAGACATGCAGATAGCAAGATCTGCGTAGCATGGCCCCATGCATCCCTCGCCCGTGGATCCGGTCCCCGATGACGAGCACGCCCGGATCGCCGCGAGCACCTTCCGCATGCTCTCGGATGCCACCCGGGTGAAGATCCTCTGGGCGCTCTTCATCGAGGAGGCCAGCGTGAACGTGCTCGCCGAGGCGGTCGGGGCGACTCCGGCCGCGGTCAGCCAGCATCTGGCGAAGCTGCGGCTCGCGGGCCTCGTGGAGAGCCGGAAGGAGGGCACCTACGCCTTCTACCGCGCCTCGGACTCCCATGTGCGCCGGCTGCTCGCCGAGACCCTCTCCCATGCCGAGCACGTCACCGGGGCGGCGACGGAGGACGACCCGCACAGCTACTGACAGCTGCTGATCGGTGGCCGTCGCGGGCACGACCTCGAGAGCATGACGAAGCCCCTCGCTGCACTGGTCGGTGCGGTGAGGGGCTTCATCCAGAAAGTGCGCCCGGAGGGATTCGAACCCCCAACCTTCTGATCCGTAGTCAGATGCTCTATCCGTTAAGCTACGGGCGCTCGCCAGCTGAACTGACCTGATCAACTCTAGCGGTCGTGTCCGGCCGGCGCCAATCCGGGAGCCATGACCCTGCTCACATGGCCCCTGGACGGTTCACCGAGTCGGCGTCACCAGCCCGGATTCTGCGGGGGCTGCTGACCCTGACCCGGCCGGTCCTGACCCGGCTGGCCCCACTGCTGCCCGTCCTGCGGCGGCCGGGACCAGGGCTGCTCGTCCTGCGGAGCCTGCGGTGGCTGCGGTGCCGGCGGGGGCGAGGCCTGGCCCCACTGCTGGCCCTGCGGGGTGGCGGTGCCGGCGGCTGCTGCGGCGCCGTAGCCGCCGGGAATGCCCGCGGGGGTGGAGCCGCCGCCCTTGTTCCGGCGGGCGCGGATCACGAAGAAGGCGATCGCCGCGAGCAGGAGCAGGAAGAGGAACCCGAGCACCAGCACGACCACGATCACGATGACCCAGGGGAAGTCGCCGGCGTCCGCCCGGATGTCGACGCCCTGCGTCACCTGCTGGAGATCGGTATAGGTCACGGAGTTGCCGTCGATCTCACCGCCGTTGGACTCGATGACCTCACCGGGGAAGGTGAAGGTCATCCGGAAGTCGAAGTCCAGCTCAGCCATCGCCGGGTCCTCGAACTGCGCGGCGTCATCGCCGGTGAGGACCAGGTGGTACTCGCCGTCCTCCTCGGTGAGGGAGAGGTCGGAGCCGAAGTTGTCGCGGGTCATGACGCCGGAGACGAGGCAGCCGAGCTGGCCGTCCTTCTCGTAGGGCTCGACCTCGGGGGCGAGCTCGCCGCCGACGGACAGCTCCTCGGTCATCTCGGAGCACATGGTGTTGGCGTCGTCGTAGACCCCCGTCGCGAAGTCCTTGTCGATGGCGAGGTCGTAGGACAGGTTGATCGTGTCGACGTCCTGGATCTCGAGATCCGCATGGAGCTTCCCGCACCCCGCGAGCACCATGAGGAAGGGAAGCAGGAGAACGGCGATGAGTCTCCGCCCTGTCGAGATGCTGTTCATGGGGCCCCCGTCGGATAGTGCGCTGAGTTCGGTGGACAGCGCTCGACCGAGCGCGCGTCCCCCTGAGCGTACCGGCGAGGGCGCACCGGCGCGGTGGGGAGAACTCCCCATCGCGCCGGCGCGCGCAGGCCCGGTGGCGACGGCCTACTTCCAGAACATGAGCATGCCGCCGCCGACCATCAGCACACCGAAGCCCGCGGCGAGGTTCCAGTCGCCGATCGGCAGCGGGAGCTGGCCGGCGGAGATGTAGTAGGTGACCAGGTAGGCCAGACCCACGATCAGCAGCACCACGGCGGTGGGGGCGAGCCAGGCGGGGTTCTGCGTCGTGGCGGCGACCCGGCGGCGGGTGCTGCGGCTGCTCTCCGCCGCGGCGGCCTTCTTCACCGAGGTGGAGCGGGTGGAGTCCTTCGCCTTCTCGGCGACCTCCCCGCCGGCGGGCTTCACCGGGCGCTGCGACCTGACGGGGTCCTTGCCGGTGGCGGAGCGCTTGACCGGATCCTTGCCGGTGCTCCTGGCGGAGGTCGCGACCGGATCCTTCGAGGATCCCGCGACCGCCTCCTCCGGGGAGTCCTCCGCCGGTGTCGCCGCGGCCGTGGCCTTCGCGTTCGACGTCGACCGCCGGGGCGACTTCTTCCTGCTCCTGGCCATGAAACGGTGCTCCCTCGACGGGTCTGATCGCACGGTGCGCCGCGCGAGCCCGCGGGCGCGGACTGTGGCCTAGGGTAATGGTCGTCGACCGACGGTGCGAAGTCAGGAGTTGCCATGGATGCAGAGGGCGTCGGCCGCCGCCCCGCTCGCACCGCGCGTCTCCGCGGCCGGATCGGGGTGGCGCTGGTGATGGTGCTGTGCGGGATCCTGTTCGCCACCACCGCCGGTCTCTCCGACGGCAGCTCCATCCGCGACGAGAGCAGCGACGTCGCCGGCGTGCTCGAGGAGCGCGGGCGCGTCATCGAGGACCTCACGGCGGAGAACGCGGCCAAGCGCGCCGAGATCCAACGTCTGCGGGGCACGGACGAGGGCGCGCCCGCCGCCGCCCGCACCGCGCAGGTCGCGGACGCCGTGGGCCTCAGCGAGGTCAGCGGGCCCGCCCTGCGGATCACCCTCACCGACGCCCCCGGCAGCGCGCTGGGCGCGGTCCCCGGTGCGGAGCCGGATGATCTCGTGGTCCATCAGCAGGATCTCGAGTCGTACATCAACGCGCTGTGGGCGGGCGGCGCCGAGGCGATGATGCTGCAGGACCAGCGGGTCATCAACGGCAGCGCCTTCCGCTGCGCCGGCAACACCCTCCTGCTCGAGGGCCGGGTCTACTCCCCGCCGTTCGTGGTCACCGTGATCGGACCGGTCGAGGAGATGACCGCCTCGCTGGAGTCCTCGCCGGGGGTCCGGGTGTATCGCGAATGGGTGGACCACGTGGGCCTCGGCGAGAAGGTCGAGACCCTGGAGACCACCACGCTCCCCGGCTTCGTCGGCTCCCTCACCATCGATGCGGAGGTGGCCGGATGAGCCCCTCCCATCGCGGTCGTCGCCGTGGGAGCGGAGTCATCGGGATCCTCGGGGAGCTGCTGCTGACCTGCGGTGCGCTGCTGCTGCTGTTCCTGATCTGGCAGCTGTGGTGGACCGATGTGGTCGCCGACCGCGAGCAGGCCGGCATCCTGGCGGGCCTGGAGCAGGAATGGGGCGAGGTCGATGCCCGGATCGTCGCCCCGCGCCAGGAGGGCCCGCCGCCGGTGCCGGCGACCCCGGCGGACACGAAGGTCTGGGGCACCATGCACGTGCCCGCCTTCGACCGTCCGGAGTTCCCGCTCGCGGAGGGCGTGAGCCTCGAGCAGGTGCTCGACGTCAAGGGAGCCGGGCACTATCCGGGCACCGCGCTGCCCGGGGAGCTCGGGAACGTCGCGATCGCCGGGCACCGCAACACCTTCGGCCGGGTCTTCGAGGACATCGCCCGGCTCGGCGCCGGGGATCCGATCGTGGTGGAGACGGCCGACGCCTTCTACGTGTACGAGGTGACCGAGACGCTCATCGTCCAGCCCGAGGACGTCGAGGTGATCGCGCCGACGCCCGGACAGCCCGGCGTCGAGCCCACGGAGCAGATGCTCACCCTCACCGCCTGCCACCCGATGTACTCCGCCCGCGAGCGGTTCATCGTCCACGCGGAGTTCGCGTACTGGACGAAGCGGGCCGACGGGGTCCCCGAGGCGCTCGCGGACGATGCCGCGGAGGCCGAGGGCGGCGCACCCCCCGCCACCGAGGAGGAGAGCTGATGTACGGATGGCTGTTCCGGCGCCTGCCCGGACCGCTGTGGGCGCGGATCCTGCTCACCGTGCTGCTGGTCGCGATGCTCATCGTGGCGCTGTTCGCCTGGGTCTTCCCGGCGATCGCGCCCCATGTGCCCGTGGACGACAGTCTGGTCGGCGCCGCGCTCAGCCGGTCGTCATCAGGGGCTTGAGCCCGGCGGCGCGCTCGGCGGCGTCGCGGCCGTCGCACAGCTGGAGGAAGCGCGCCAGCATCAGGTGCCCGTTCTCGGTGAGCACCGACTCGGGATGGAACTGGACCCCGTGCAGGGGCAGCTCGTGATGCGCCAGGCCCATCACCATGCCGTCGGCCGTGCGCGCGGTGATCTCGAGCTCGGCGGGGATGGTCTCGGGCACCACCGTCAGCGAGTGATAGCGAGTGGCGATCATCGGGGACGGCGCCCCGGCGAACACGCTCGCACCCTCATGGGTGAGCTCGCTGGTCCGGCCGTGCATCAGCTGCGGGGCGTGGTCGACCGTGGCGCCGAAGTACTGGCCCAGCGCCTGATGGCCCAGGCACACCCCCAGCATCGGCAGCGCACCGGCGGCGCAGGCCCCGATGACCTCGAGCGAACGACCGGCGGTGGTGGGGTTGCCCGGTCCGGGGGAGATCAGCACGCCGGCGAACCCGGAGAGGTCCACCTCGCCCGCCGCGGTGGCCGGCACCTCGTCGTTGCG
The window above is part of the Brachybacterium vulturis genome. Proteins encoded here:
- a CDS encoding ArsR/SmtB family transcription factor, whose amino-acid sequence is MHPSPVDPVPDDEHARIAASTFRMLSDATRVKILWALFIEEASVNVLAEAVGATPAAVSQHLAKLRLAGLVESRKEGTYAFYRASDSHVRRLLAETLSHAEHVTGAATEDDPHSY
- a CDS encoding LppM family (lipo)protein, whose product is MNSISTGRRLIAVLLLPFLMVLAGCGKLHADLEIQDVDTINLSYDLAIDKDFATGVYDDANTMCSEMTEELSVGGELAPEVEPYEKDGQLGCLVSGVMTRDNFGSDLSLTEEDGEYHLVLTGDDAAQFEDPAMAELDFDFRMTFTFPGEVIESNGGEIDGNSVTYTDLQQVTQGVDIRADAGDFPWVIVIVVVLVLGFLFLLLLAAIAFFVIRARRNKGGGSTPAGIPGGYGAAAAAGTATPQGQQWGQASPPPAPQPPQAPQDEQPWSRPPQDGQQWGQPGQDRPGQGQQPPQNPGW
- a CDS encoding cell division protein CrgA: MARSRKKSPRRSTSNAKATAAATPAEDSPEEAVAGSSKDPVATSARSTGKDPVKRSATGKDPVRSQRPVKPAGGEVAEKAKDSTRSTSVKKAAAAESSRSTRRRVAATTQNPAWLAPTAVVLLIVGLAYLVTYYISAGQLPLPIGDWNLAAGFGVLMVGGGMLMFWK
- a CDS encoding DUF881 domain-containing protein is translated as MDAEGVGRRPARTARLRGRIGVALVMVLCGILFATTAGLSDGSSIRDESSDVAGVLEERGRVIEDLTAENAAKRAEIQRLRGTDEGAPAAARTAQVADAVGLSEVSGPALRITLTDAPGSALGAVPGAEPDDLVVHQQDLESYINALWAGGAEAMMLQDQRVINGSAFRCAGNTLLLEGRVYSPPFVVTVIGPVEEMTASLESSPGVRVYREWVDHVGLGEKVETLETTTLPGFVGSLTIDAEVAG
- a CDS encoding class E sortase, which translates into the protein MSPSHRGRRRGSGVIGILGELLLTCGALLLLFLIWQLWWTDVVADREQAGILAGLEQEWGEVDARIVAPRQEGPPPVPATPADTKVWGTMHVPAFDRPEFPLAEGVSLEQVLDVKGAGHYPGTALPGELGNVAIAGHRNTFGRVFEDIARLGAGDPIVVETADAFYVYEVTETLIVQPEDVEVIAPTPGQPGVEPTEQMLTLTACHPMYSARERFIVHAEFAYWTKRADGVPEALADDAAEAEGGAPPATEEES
- a CDS encoding anthranilate synthase component II, translating into MGTTESALPGGPSAAPPAPRILVIDNYDSFVFTIVGYLQQMGAETVVARNDEVPATAAGEVDLSGFAGVLISPGPGNPTTAGRSLEVIGACAAGALPMLGVCLGHQALGQYFGATVDHAPQLMHGRTSELTHEGASVFAGAPSPMIATRYHSLTVVPETIPAELEITARTADGMVMGLAHHELPLHGVQFHPESVLTENGHLMLARFLQLCDGRDAAERAAGLKPLMTTG